The Ranitomeya imitator isolate aRanImi1 chromosome 3, aRanImi1.pri, whole genome shotgun sequence genome has a window encoding:
- the FNDC9 gene encoding fibronectin type III domain-containing protein 9: MVIAVQNVTANTAMVLWPTIPSCVDSFYSIMYQSNFNTMMSGYSREHFQRQERIPGSRTFYIVENLTPLTTYILCVTCQSANPTSDQCKIFHTLAQDPSSVNSKKKDLALGIWLTSSIILFIIACILLYGCLHIWWRKRQERARAQNVESNDMDKRQAWVKDENPEENYEKPSLLPVNEDKREEANTDGSHVASTIKDPLTAEETNSLTRNEEIAIQPVEGN; this comes from the coding sequence ATGGTAATCGCTGTTCAGAACGTCACTGCCAACACAGCCATGGTCCTCTGGCCAACAATTCCCAGCTGTGTCGACAGCTTCTACAGTATCATGTACCAGTCTAACTTTAACACAATGATGTCCGGATACTCTCGAGAACACTTTCAAAGACAAGAGAGGATTCCCGGCAGCCGGACATTCTATATCGTTGAAAACCTCACCCCTCTGACAACATATATTCTGTGTGTGACCTGTCAGTCTGCCAACCCCACCAGTGACCAATGCAAGATCTTTCATACTTTAGCACAAGATCCGTCTTCAGTCAACAGTAAGAAAAAGGATCTTGCTTTAGGCATTTGGCTCACAAGCAGCATCATACTCTTTATAATAGCTTGCATTCTTCTCTATGGCTGCCTTCATATATGGTGGCGCAAACGTCAAGAACGTGCAAGGGCACAGAATGTAGAAAGTAATGACATGGACAAGCGGCAAGCCTGGGTAAAAGATGAGAATCCAGAAGAGAATTATGAAAAGCCAAGTCTGCTACCTGTCAATGAGGACAAGAGAGAAGAGGCAAATACAGATGGCAGCCATGTGGCCTCAACCATCAAAGATCCATTAACTGCTGAAGAAACCAATAGCCTTACTCGTAATGAGGAGATAGCTATACAACCAGTAGAAGGGAACTGA